In Alligator mississippiensis isolate rAllMis1 chromosome 10, rAllMis1, whole genome shotgun sequence, one DNA window encodes the following:
- the LOC106738670 gene encoding uncharacterized protein LOC106738670, giving the protein MGEPMPIGWLSPCMVIPRLRGRDLPSKLRKNPETEERAVDERVVLQCDKGGELNATFQTMTDLMNKTLSLKTQLRMAFRAVRETAERGDLKMPRQDGAEQKEDRVEKPEKRDGASEEPARVQPVTPPSDVVSILPTTPLCRREGQSSGGVHPPLPPETATTPTVTITTAPTETTTTTREETDQPAASSSQVINPQSAVHATTYYARSRAELQNLCRESRIQPEETLAVWLGRLVVELGSDLLDQEEASFLVRQASWSRGHVTNIDMVAFSIHWPIPIPALVAGVIKQKAHAWHDGRPEHTGAEQLVLAIIGVSYCAWNPRVCTLGLTPLQRM; this is encoded by the coding sequence ATGGGGGAGCCGATGCCGATCGGCTGGCTCTCCCCTTGCATGGTAatacctagactgaggggtcgcgATCTTCCGTCCAAGCTCCGCAaaaacccggagacggaggagcgcgccgtagatgagagagtggtcctacagtgcgacaaggggggagaattgaaTGCAACTTTTCAAACTATGACGGAtctaatgaataaaactttaagtttgaagacccagctgcgtatggccttTCGGGCGGTCAGAGAAAcggctgagagaggggatcttaaaatgccacgacaagatggcgccgagcagaaagaagaccgcgtggagaagccggaaaagagggatggagcttcggaggaacccgcgagggTTCAGCCAGTGACTCCACCCAGCGATGTAGTGTCGATTCTGCCGACCACACCCCTCTGCCGACGGGAGGGgcagtcaagcggaggagtgcatccgcccctcccgcctgaaacagcgacaacccccactgtaacaataaCTACAGCTCCAACAGAAACAACAACAACGACTCGTGAAGAaactgatcagcctgcagcatcaagcagccaagTCATCaatccgcagagtgcagttcatgctactacctattacgctcgctccagagccgaactgcaaaATTTGTGTAGAGAGTCCAGGATCCAACCCgaggaaactctggctgtgtggttgggacgtctggtcgtggagcttgggtccgacctcctggaccaggaagaggcaagcttcttggtgagacaagcttcatggagtaggggacatgtcactaacatcgacatggtggcgtttagcatccactggcctattccaattccagcgcttgtggcaggagtaaTCAAACAAAAGGCCCATGCATGGCATGatggacgaccagagcacaccggtgcagaacagcttgtactggctatcatcggagtttcgtattgcgcctggaacccaagagtatgtacgctgggactgacaccgctccAGCGAATgtga